The following nucleotide sequence is from Puniceicoccaceae bacterium.
CGATTCTCCACCCACACCCGCGGTGTTCTCAATGGTGAAACCCGCTACGAAATGATCTTCGAAACCATCGTGATCAATCCAGAACTTGCACCGGACCTCTTCGACTACCCGATGTTCTGATCCGGAACCGCCCACCATTCATTCCGACCATGTCCGTATATCAGGCCGACGACCCCAGCATCCTGAAGGTGCTCGCAGACTTCGAATCCACGATGTCGCGCAGCTCCGAGATCCCGGAACGGGTCGAACACATCCTTTCCGAGGTACGCAGTCGAGGGGACGCGGCACTGCTTGAGTTCACCCAGCGCTTTGACGGAGTACGACTGACGCTCGATACTCTGCGCGTCACCGAAGCCGAGCTGGAAGCCGGACTGCAAAGCCTGTCACCGGAACAGATCGAACACATCCAGCAGGCCAAACTACAGATCGAAACCTTTCATCGGCAAACCCTTCCGGAGAACTGGCAATACAGCAATGCCCAGGGTGCTACTGTTGGAGAACGTTTCTATCCCATCGCATCGGTCGGCCTCTATGTTCCCGGCGGTTCCGTGCCGCTTGTCTCATCGGTGCTGATGTCAGCCGTGCTCGCCAAAATTGCAGGCAACCCACGAATCGTCGTGGTGACCCCTCCCCTGCCCGACGGAACACTCGCGCCTGGCATGCTCGCAGCCTTGAAGATCTGTGGCATCACTGAGATTTATAAAGTCGGCGGTGCACAGGCAATTGCCGCGCTTGCCTACGGAACGGCAACCATCGAACGTGTCGACAAACTCTTCGGTCCCGGGAATGCATACGTATTGGAAGCCAAGCGACAGGTCTTCGGACAAGTGGGCGTCGACCTGCTGCCCGGCCCCAGTGAAGTCGCCATCGTAGCCGACAACACAGCCAATCCTGCATGGGTAGCAGCAGACCTGCTCGCGCAGGCCGAGCACGGGTCCGGGAAAGAACGCATTCTGCTCCTCTCGCAGGGCCAGGCTCTGCTCGGTCAGATTCTCGCAGAAATCGAACGCCAACTGCCCGGGCGCAGTCACGCCAATGCCATTCGCACGGTCGTGGATTCACGTTTTCTGAAAATCATCTACTCGCAGCCCCACGAGGCTGTTTCCGTGCTCAACGCATTCGCTCCCGAACATCTGGAACTTCAAGTCGAAGAAGAATCGCTTGAGTATTTCATGCGCTATGTCACCACAGCCGGAGCGATGTTGCTCGGCCACCATACGCCAACCGTTTTGGGCGATTTCACTGCCGGCCCCAGTCACACACTGCCAACCGGTGGAGCGGGACGCTTCATGAGTGGAATGCAGTTGGGAGACTTTTTGCGGCGCACCAGCGTGGTGAAGTATGGTCCGGACTCCCTGCCAAAGGCACAGCCCGTCGTCGCTACCTTCGCCGAACTTGAGCAACTGGATGCCCACGGTCGCTCCCTGCAGATTCGCCTGGATTCCTGAACGGGCTGCTGGAGTTCGCGCGACACCACCCTTCGCATTTTCACGTGCCATCTCATTCGCCCATCATTCTGGCTTCACAGTCTCCCCGACGCCGGGAGCTGCTCAAGCGCTTGGTGCCGGAGTTTGAGGTCCAGGCGGCAGCGGTTGACGAAGTTCTGGTTCATGAAGACGGTGGACCCGCGCTCGCACTGCACAATGCACAGCTCAAGGCACGTTTTATTGCCGAACTCCACCCCGACTCCTGGATTATCGGATCGGATACCGTGGTGGAGTGTGACGGACAACACCTCGCCAAACCCGAATCGCGGCATGAGGCGAAACACATGCTGCGCACATTGTCGGGGCGCAAACATCACGTGCATACGGGCGTTGCCCTGTGTTGCCAGAGCATGGCCGTGGAGGACACTGCAGTTGTGACCAGTGAGGTTGCATTCTTTCAGCTCGACGAGCAGACCCTCGAAACCTATGTCGCGACCATGCATGCCTCACACTATGCCGGGGGGTATGCGATCCAGCATCTGCTCGGCACTCTGGTTTCTGGATTCGACGGCTCCTTTACCAATGTTGTTGGGTTGCCAGTCGAACGGCTTGAAGCCATGCTAAGGCAGCGTCGTCTGCTGCCCCCACCCTCCTGAATCTCATGGATGTCTTTTTTGCAGGATTCTCCTCGGCCTTCATGGCCATGCTGCAAATCGGTATCGTGATTGCAGTTGCCGGAGTATTGGCCCGTGCGGGAGTGTTTCAGGACAGTATGATCACCGGGGCCTCCCGGGCGGTGGTCTTTTGTTTCTTGCCCTGTCTGATTTTTGACAAAATCACCCGGGGATTTGATCCAACCACAATGCCATACTGGTGGATGATTCCTGTCAGTGCGCTGGTTCTCTTTCTTGTCGGACTCACGGTCACCCTCGTACTCAACCATGTGGAATTCCTCAAAAAGCCAGACCTGCTGCCACTGGGTTTCATGCAAAATGCTGGCTATTTCTCCATTGCGATTGGAGAAACTCTGGTGCCTGAGCAATTCGACACCTGGGCAGTCTACACGTTCCTGTTCGTGCTGATATTCAACCCCTTGCTCTGGACCTTTGGCAAATACTTTGTTTCCGATAACCGTGCCACCCGATTCCAGTTTCGCCAGCTGATCACGCCTCCCCTCATGGGCGTAATTCTGGGGATCGTCATGGTTCTGAGCGGTTTGATCCAATGGGTGCCCCATCCAGCAAGGAACGCTGCTGCACTGCTTGGAAATGCCGCCGTGCCACTGTCGCTGGTGATTCTGGGAGCAACCATTGCCACCACGCCACTTCGTCTGCGAAACCATGCCCGGCTGATTCTCAAGTCCTTACTAAGCAAACTCGTGCTGATCCCCGCCATTACCCTGGGCCTGCTCCTCTGGATGGATCTTCCCGCTGAATTGAGTCTGCTGGGGCTTTTCTGGATGCTACAGGCCGCCTACCCCCAGGCCAGTAACCTCGTTCTGCAAATCCGCACCTATGGTGGCAGCGCCGAACGGGTGTGCGCAGTTTTGGTATCGGGCTATACCGTCAGTCTGCTGACCTTACCCATCTGGGTCGGTATCTGGACTTGGCTGAGCCACTGAGAGCGAACTTCCCAGAAATCACAGGCATCGCTCAAACTGTTCGATCAGCACCTCTGGATCTTCCGTGCCGACGGAAAGCCGGATCATGTTCCCATGAATCCCTGCGGCATCGAGGCATCGTCGACCTGCTTCACTCTTCAATAAATCGTAGTGTGCCAGATGGATGTAGGGACACACCAGGGTGAACTCAGTGCCAAAACTCGGCCCCTTTGCAAAAGGCAGGCAGTCGTACACCTGTTCCAGGGGTCGAGCCAGATCGAGCGTCAATACTCCACCGGGGCGATCCGGTCCCCGGGCGATCGCTGCATACGCGCCGCGAAACGCATCTGCATACGCCCAGTGCAAGTGTTTCACACCTCGGTGCGATTCCAAATAAGCAGCGACCTTGAGCGTGTTTGCATTGATGCGCTCGAGCACGTCAATGGCCTGTTCCAATGAAGCCCCCAAGCGGGCAAGATCCCTCGCATGTCCTAACGTCAACTCAACCGTCAACTGGTCCTCCAACTCACGCCCATTCGGGCGTTCGAGATTCACACTGACGGCACCAATCATGACATCTCCTTCAAAGACCGCATATTTGGTAAGGCTGCAGCAGACGATGTCGCACAAAGGACTCAGGTCCACATTCCGAGGGGAGACCAGCGACGGGTCCATTACCGTCAGAATGCCAGCCTGTTGGCAGGCTTCGCTGATGCGCGCAATCTGAGGGGTCTGTACCAGTGGATTGCTGGGTGCCTCCAGCACCAGCCCGGCGATGCGATGACCTTCGGCTTGAATGAAATCCAACAGTGCTTCCGTGTTTGCAACGTCAGTGAAGGCATGATGCCTGCCACCCGACTCAAGGTATGCATCCAGGATCTGCATTGTATCGAGGTACAGCCAGCCAACCGAAATCCAGTCCAGTCGATGCTTGGGTTTCTGCAGTTGATTGATCGCCTGAAAGGAAGCGTAAAACGCATTCATTCCACTCTTGCACGGAAGGATCGCCGATCTGACAGCGGGTGCAAACCAGCGATGCAGCAAGTAGCGAAAGCGTTCATTTGCACCCGTCATCACTTTCTGTTCCGGGAAACGCTGACGCGTGGGTTCAAGCTCCATGAGCCGTTCCTCTGCCTCTCGTGAGGAAAGTCCGGTACCCGTGTGCTGGATGTATTTGGCGAGCAGTCGTTCCGCCTCGCCCGCTCTGGCTGCCACCAATGTGGAGATGGATTGGAACTGAAAGCACTGCACATCCATCCGACACTCCCCCAATCGTTCAAGCGCATCCTGTGCCGCGTGGGGTGCAGCAAAGAAGAACGGTTGAACACTTCCTCCATCCAGGTCATGGACTGCAAGAAACCGTTCGGAAAGGATTTCAATAAAGGGGTGGCGCACAAACCGGGGATACCCCGAGCGAACTTTTGCCATCGTCTGTGGCTCTTTCTCCTCGTAGGCGATCACATCCCGAAGGGTCGGCAGACTCACGGATACGCCATGAGGCGAATCCGGAATTCGACCGCCGAGCGGAATCGACAAGGGGGTGTTCGAAGATGATGCGTTCACAATAGTGTTCCATCGTGAAAAGCTGCGCGTGTTTTGCAAGTCTGCGAAAACGCCCTCAGTTCAACACCGGCAGGGATTAGTCCACGCTATCTGTTTGCCCACGTTCGGGATCTGCTTCGAGCATCAACTGGATCACGTGCTGCAGGTTCTCGCATTTGTAGGTTTCGTACCCATCGGGTCCAAGGTGAATCAACACCTTCTGGAAAAGGGTGTCCGAATCAAAATAACCCTCACGTCGACAAATGAATTCGTAGAGATTCAACTGCAGGGAGTAGTGAATGAAATTGCAATCTGAGAGGTGGTGGATTGGAGGTAAGGCATTTTGCCACGGATTGTGTCGGGAGATTTTCTGGTTAGTCTTCCAATCATAAAGTCCGATCACCGGGCGCCCGGAATCCGTGCGTAGCTGCACGACCAGATCCACCATGCCCGAGAGCAGCAGGTCGGGCGAGGCGATCACACGCTCTGGCTGCAGAAAATCCAGCACCCGACTCATGCGCTCCACCGCCTCGTGCATGGATCGGATCAGAGCACACGTGAGCTGAGGATCATCGGAGATTCCATCAGCACTTGGATCCGTGAGGATTTCGTCGAGTTCGATCAACGTTCCATGCTCCAGAAAATGCCGCACCGCGCGTTCTGCACGCTCGTGTACCAATGTGCCGCGTTCCCGGGCGATCCGGGAGTTTTCATCCCACATGGCAAGCACCGCTTCCTGTGAAAGCCCATGTTTTTGGGCATAGCGCAGGCTGATGCGATCCCGATCAAAGACCGGAAAGAAACGGCTTATCCAAGTTGTGGCGGAAGTAAAGGCCAATTCCGGCATGCCCCGAAGGCAATAGCGGTGATCCTGCTCATAAAACTCCACCACCTGGCCCGACGGGTGAAAGTCCTGCTTCGTGGGAGCCAACTGCATCCGTATTGCCTAGCCGAGTCCATGCTCCAGCACAAGCGAGAAGTCGGAGTGCTTCGGGATCATGATCCGAATTAGACAGCCCAATCCCAAATTGAAGCATTTGTGAATCCCAGCTAATGATTTTCAATACTTAGCCGATTACCTAATTTTATGTATTGCTTGCACAACAATGGTTGTCGAAGTGCACCACCAGTTCCATTGTGTATGTTCCAGAACCTGAAGATTCGAACCAAACTACTCCTGCTCACCAGTACTCTGTTGCTGGCGATGGGATTCGTGCTCAGCGGTATCGCCTATCGCGAAGCTGGCAAAACCAGTGCTGTGCTTGTGGAACAAACCCTCACAAGCAAGCTGGAAGGGGATATCCAAAGCGCCACCCATTATGCAACACGCTTTCATGGGAACATCCGTCTAGTCGATGGTGCCCTCGTGGATGCGAAGGGAATGTCTCTTGCAGGACACAATGAATTGGTGGATGCCCTCCAGAAAGACCTGGGTGTGGTTGCGACCCTCTTTGTGCGCGAAGGACAGGACTTCAAGCGCATTTCCACCAATATCCGCGATGAGGATGGCAACCGGGTAGTGGGCACTCATCTGGGAACTCAGAGTGCTGCCTACCAACCTGTGAGGCAAAAACAGCGCTACATCGGATATGCAAACATCCTTGGAAGCTCCTACCTGTGTGCCTATGACCCGATACTGGACGCGCAGAAAAATGTGATCGGAATTCTGTTCATCGGGGTTTCCCAAGAGGCCGTCGACGGAATCATACAGTCGGGCAATCATCAGCTGCTTGTGAAACTGTCGCTTGCGTTTGTTCTGATTTTTGCAGCAACCCTGGTTGCACTCTTTTTTGTCGTGCAGATGATCACACGGCCCATTCAAGCCACTACGCGCATGCTGCAGGATATTGCAGAAGGAGAAGGTGACTTGTCCCGAAGACTCGAGCAGAACTCGCATGATGAAATCGGGGAACTCTGCCACTGGTTCAACCATTTTGTTAACAACATCCAGCAAATCATCCGTGAGGTTCAGGTGAGTTCAGAAACCCTCTCTGCAGCTTCGGAAGAATTGTCTGTCACTTCCACCCAAATCGCCTCCCATTCAACTGAGGTTAGCCAACAGTCACGTTCTGTAGCCGCAGCAGCCGAGCAGTCCAGCACCAATATCCACGCCATTTCGTCATCTGCCGAAGAAATGTCTTCGACAATGACCGTGGTCTCATCGGCAGTCGAAGAACTCAGTGCGTCCATCAGTGAGGTCACTCGCAGTTGTGAACAGGAGTCTCACATCGCCCAGCGTGCTCAAGGCGAAGCTCAGGAGACTCAGAAAATCATCGAAGAACTGAATCAAGCAGGGGTTTCGATTGGCCACATCGTAGACCTCATTCAACAAATCGCCGCTCAAACCAACCTGCTCGCTTTGAACGCAACCATCGAAGCCGCCTCAGCTGGAGAAGCAGGCAAAGGCTTTGCCGTTGTCGCAAACGAGGTGAAAGAACTCGCCAAGCAAACCGCCCAAGCCACCGACGACATTCGCAAACAGGTGGAAATGATGCAAACGAACACCGGCAATGCGGTCCGTGCCATTCAGGCGATTGGAAAGGTCGTCGGAGAAGTCAACGACCTGTCACAGGTCATTGTTCGCAGCGTGATCGAGCAAAACGATGCGGTCAGTGAAATTGCACACAATATTTCCGGTGCGAATGAAGCAACTGCAGATGTTGCTCGCAACGTTGGCGAATCCGCAACCGCTCTCACAGAAATTTCTGCAACCGTTGGTCAAGTGAACGATTCCATCGCCGAAACCACACAGGGAATTGAGCAGATCAATCGCAGTGCAGAAGAACTTGCACAACTCGCTGTCAGTCTTGGCTCCATTGTGGGTCGTTTTAAAGTGTAACGGCCTCAGACCCCACAAGATTCAATGCTCTGATGCATTGTTGCCTGCGTCCCTGCGAACCATCTGCATCGACTCGTTGAGCGCGACCTGATCCCGAAGTGCGATCAGGTCGGGATGCTGTGGAAAGCAACTCAAAAAGGTATCGCAGACCTGCATCGCCGCCGAGTAATGTTGTTGTTGGAGCCATAACTTCCCCAGGCGAACAACGTGCGCAGGTTGGCGAACCCGATTCAGCAACAAGGTTTGCAGAGCATGTATTTCGGTACGAATCCACCCCAACTGTTTTGCAATGTCTGCAAGACGCAAGTTCGCCGGGACATCCAGCGCATGTCGATCCAGTCTGCGCTCACACCATTTCAGAGAAGAAGGGGCACTGCTCAACCATGGCCAACCCGGTAACACCGGCAGGAGACGACGCCTGGATCGATGAAAATCACCTTCTGGAAACTGGAGTTTGAGCTGTGCCTCCCGCAGAAGGATGCGAAATTCGGGAACCTGCGGGCAGCGTTCCACCCACACCCGGCACCACTCGCGGGCATGTTCGGCCCGTCCGTTCCGAAGCGCTTCGCTCGCCTGGGCGTAGTGGCGTTGCAAACGCAAATCTTCGGACAAAAGGGAGGACTCCGGCGGAAGGACTAAAGGCATGGGGCAAGGGAGGAATTCTGCATGTCATGTGAGCACGTGAAGGTCGGCTCTTGCGGCACGCTCCAAGTGGGTGAGGTGATGGTGTACGAGTTCATTCGATGCACATTCCACAAGGATTCGCAACTTGTTTTCAGTACCCGAATATCGCAACAACACCCTGCCTTCCCCTTCAATCTGCGCCTCCACTTCGCGCATGGCCTTTGTAAGCGTGGGAAGGGAAGCAAGATCCCGTTTTTCGGAAACCACCAGGTTCAGCAAGTGCGAGGGGAAAAGCGCAACTTCGCTGCAAAGTTCCTGCAGAGAGCGACCCGTAGCACGCACGGTCTCCAGCAGCTTGAGTACCGCAACCAGTCCATCCCCACTGCCCAGGATATCCGCACAAATGAAGTGACCTGAGTTTTCTCCGCCCAAATGACAGCCACGTTGCCGCATGCACACGGCCACATTGCGGTCTCCCACATCCGTGCGAAGCACCGGGATTCCACCTTCCTTCAAATAAGCATCGAGCGCAAAATTACTCATCTGTGTGGTCACAAGGGCGTGATCTCCATCGCAACCAAGCGTCGGGCTGTAGCGGGCAAGTAACGCCAGGACTTGCTCTCCGGAAACCAGCTGTCCTTCTGCATTGACCACCAACACCCGGTCACCGTCACCATCATGGGCAACGCCAAGATCTGCCCCCGTCTCTTTGACGAGTTGCTGCAGCATCTCCGGATGCTCACTCCCCACAGCGCAGTTGATATTGTGTCCGTCGGGCTCACAGGCAACAGGATGCACGTCGGCACCGAGGGATTTCAGAAATAGGGGTGTAGTGTGGGATGTCGCTCCATTAGCGGCATCCACCACAATGCGCATGCCATGAAGTCGAAGATGGGAAAATGCGGCTCTGAGTCGATTCTGGTATGCCTGGGAAATGGCAAGCCCATGCTCCGTCGCCTGAAAAAGACGGGCGGGGTTCGCTGGCGGAGGTTTGAAGGATCCCGGTTCGCACGTAATAATGCACTGCTCGATCACTGCTTCTTCATCCGCTTCAAATTTGGTCCCATCCGTTCGGAAAAGTTTATAGCCATTGTCCTGCACCGGGTTGTGTGATGCGGTGATGGCGAGTCCAAGACTGGCCCCCAAATGATGGGTTGCAAAGGCGACCTGCGGCGTTGGCAACACTCCCAAATCGATGACCTGAATTCCCTGACACTCAAATCCCTGAGTAAATGCAGCAGCCAAGGCAGGGCCGGAAAAACGCGTGTCTCGAGCCATGACCACGGAATGCGAGTCAGTCGCTGTTCCATCACGCCTCCGAAGGTACTGCCCCAATCCGGCAGCAACCCGGGAGGCGAAGAGCTCTGTGATCGGATCCTCCCCGTAGGTACCGCGAATTCCGTCTGTTCCAAAAAGTGGTCCGTTCATGCGTGAGACGAGTAGAATGCAGAAATTCCGCGCACCCATTCGGCAACTTTGCCGCTCTTCAATAAGTCCCATGCGAGCACATATCCCGCCTCAAGCGAGTCGACCTTGCCGACCAGACGAAATGCGACCGCTGCGTTGATGCAGAGGGTGTGCGACAACGTTCGATTCGCTTCGCAGGACAAAACCGAACGCAGGATGCCGCTATTCGTTTCTGCGTCTCCACCCTTGAGTTCTCCAAGGGTATCCGTCGCATGTCTCGCGATCAGATCCCGCAGCTCCTGCAAGTCCTCTTCCGAAACCTGGCCAACCGGACGTATCGTGCACTCACCCACACTTGCAATCTCATCCAGAGGTTGCCCTTCAGCCAATGAGGATGCCACCACACCCGCTCGCAGTTCCATGCAGGAGAGTACCTGTGCCAGCGGCTCCACCCAGTCAGCATCATAGACCCCCATTAACAACTGGTGAGGGCGGGCAGGATTGATCAGAGGGCCGAGAATATTGAATACCGTTTTCTGTCCACGTGATGCCAGTGCCTTGCGCACAGGAACAATCGCCTTGAACGCCGGATGATATGCAGGAGCAAAAAGAAACGCGAAGTTATGCTGCTCGAGTGAAGCGAGAAGCAGGGAATCCGGTGCCTGCAGGGGAATGCCAATCGATTCGAGAAGGTCTGCCGACCCCGTCTTGGATGTGATTGAGCGATTACCATGTTTGATCACAGGCACCCCTCCTGCCGCAACAATGAGTGCCGTGGTAGTGGACACATTGAAGGTTCCGGCACGATCACCACCCGTGCCTACAATATCAATCGCACGGGGCGCGTAGGCATCCAGACCAGGGTTGCGCGCATGACCCCGAAAAAATTCTGCAAGCACTGCAACTTCCTCTGCTTGCTCTCCACGTTCCTGCCACTGTGTCAGGAAAGCGGCTTTGTGGTCATCGGAACATGCCTCATCGATCAAGCATGCACCCACATCCCGCACCATGGCGGGGTCCAGCGTACTCCCTGACTGCAAACTTGCGGTCAGGGATTGAAGAAGGAAATCAGATTTGCTCACAAGTTCGGTAGGATTGACTCTTTCTTGACATTGTCAACGTATTGGCTTTCTAGGAGGGCAATTCCTATGCATTGCTTCCGTTCCGTCCTTCCTCATCCGCGTCTGTGGAAGCTGCCACTCCGGTGTGCGTTCCTGGGGTTCATCCTCTTTGGTTCGCTGCTTACCTGCTCCATGGCGCAGACCGAAACTTCAGAAGCCGGAACTCCAGCCGTTGAAGCAAGTCCAGATCTGATGCTGCCTGGCCTGACCCGCAGCGATGCAGTCGTGCTCGGAGTGGTTGAAGGTTTGACCGAATACCTTCCGGTATCATCCACAGGACACCTCATTCTGGCCGATCACCTGCTCCATCGGGAAAGGACAGTCCCTTTATCCCTTGCACATGAACAGGCTCGCTCAGCCTACCTTATTGTGATCCAGGGAGGTGCCATCCTGGCGGTACTGCTGCTGTATTGGCGCAAGCTCCTGACGATCCTGCTGGGCTTGCTCGGACGAGATCGGGAGGGTCTCCAACTCGGACTCAAGATAGGGATCGCATTTATTCCGGCGGCCGCCCTTGGCCTGATGCTCGGTGATTGGATCGAATCAAGCCTCTTCAACCCTAGATCTGTGGCAATCGGCCTGGTGATGGGTTCGATCATCATGGTGGGGGCAGAATGGTATCGGAAGCATCGTCAAGGCACTGCCGGTCACCTGGAGTCATCTCCGGATTCCCTTCAGTCGCTCAGCTATCGGGGTGCACTTACCGTCGGCTGCATGCAATGCCTGGCTCTGTGCCCGGGAATGAGTCGGTCGATGGTCACAATCGTGGGAGGATACGTTGCCGGACTCACCGCACGCGCATCAGCCGAATTCAGTTTTCTGTTGGGATTGCTCACACTTTCCGCAGCATCCCTCTACAGTCTGGTGCGCTCCTGGGGACCCGTAACCGCAACCCTGGAACTGGATGCCGTGCTGATCGGCATCGCAGTTGCAACCGTTGTTGCCATGCTCGCCGTCAAATGGTTTGTGAGCTACCTCTCCCGTCATGGATTGCTGCTGTTTGCCCTGTATCGACTGCTTCTGGCGGCAGCGATCGGCTGGTTCCTCTGGGACTCCTAAGGGCATTATTTTCACGCGCTGCCCTGGAAACACACTTGACGAGCCATTCGAAAGGTCTATCGTAATTCTCTTTTTTCAACGATAAACCCGCTAAAACAGAGCCAAACCTATGGGTCAGCCAAAACGCAAACAATCCAAGTCCAGAAGCCGCACACGCCGTGGTGCCAACCGCTACGTTGCCCCCCAGCTTGCGAAGGATCCAACGGACGACACGCTTTTCATGCCGCATCGTGTGAACCCTGCCAACGGCATGTACCGTGGCCGCCAGGTGATCGACACCGACGCCTGAACCCGTTAAAACGCTTTGCCGCCCGAAGCCTTCGGGCGATACAATCTGCATGAAGGAAGAGGTGCGTGGCAGCCTTGCTGTAGACGCAATGGGGAGTGACAAAGGCCCTGTTGAGGTCGTGCAAGGACTCAAACTGGCGCTTGACGCGATGGCGTCAACAACCCCACGGATGGATCCCATCCTGTTGGTAGGTCGTCAGGAGGAACTGGAACCCGCTCTGTCGAGTGAAAATCTCGCGCAGGATCCCCGAGTGCGCATCGTTCATGCTGACGATGTGATCGGCATGGACGAGAAGCCGATGCAGGCGATCAAAAAGAAGCGCAATGCTTCCATGATGATCGCCCTCGACCTCGTGAAAT
It contains:
- the hisD gene encoding histidinol dehydrogenase, whose translation is MSVYQADDPSILKVLADFESTMSRSSEIPERVEHILSEVRSRGDAALLEFTQRFDGVRLTLDTLRVTEAELEAGLQSLSPEQIEHIQQAKLQIETFHRQTLPENWQYSNAQGATVGERFYPIASVGLYVPGGSVPLVSSVLMSAVLAKIAGNPRIVVVTPPLPDGTLAPGMLAALKICGITEIYKVGGAQAIAALAYGTATIERVDKLFGPGNAYVLEAKRQVFGQVGVDLLPGPSEVAIVADNTANPAWVAADLLAQAEHGSGKERILLLSQGQALLGQILAEIERQLPGRSHANAIRTVVDSRFLKIIYSQPHEAVSVLNAFAPEHLELQVEEESLEYFMRYVTTAGAMLLGHHTPTVLGDFTAGPSHTLPTGGAGRFMSGMQLGDFLRRTSVVKYGPDSLPKAQPVVATFAELEQLDAHGRSLQIRLDS
- a CDS encoding Maf family protein, whose protein sequence is MPSHSPIILASQSPRRRELLKRLVPEFEVQAAAVDEVLVHEDGGPALALHNAQLKARFIAELHPDSWIIGSDTVVECDGQHLAKPESRHEAKHMLRTLSGRKHHVHTGVALCCQSMAVEDTAVVTSEVAFFQLDEQTLETYVATMHASHYAGGYAIQHLLGTLVSGFDGSFTNVVGLPVERLEAMLRQRRLLPPPS
- a CDS encoding AEC family transporter, translating into MDVFFAGFSSAFMAMLQIGIVIAVAGVLARAGVFQDSMITGASRAVVFCFLPCLIFDKITRGFDPTTMPYWWMIPVSALVLFLVGLTVTLVLNHVEFLKKPDLLPLGFMQNAGYFSIAIGETLVPEQFDTWAVYTFLFVLIFNPLLWTFGKYFVSDNRATRFQFRQLITPPLMGVILGIVMVLSGLIQWVPHPARNAAALLGNAAVPLSLVILGATIATTPLRLRNHARLILKSLLSKLVLIPAITLGLLLWMDLPAELSLLGLFWMLQAAYPQASNLVLQIRTYGGSAERVCAVLVSGYTVSLLTLPIWVGIWTWLSH
- a CDS encoding PLP-dependent transferase, coding for MNASSSNTPLSIPLGGRIPDSPHGVSVSLPTLRDVIAYEEKEPQTMAKVRSGYPRFVRHPFIEILSERFLAVHDLDGGSVQPFFFAAPHAAQDALERLGECRMDVQCFQFQSISTLVAARAGEAERLLAKYIQHTGTGLSSREAEERLMELEPTRQRFPEQKVMTGANERFRYLLHRWFAPAVRSAILPCKSGMNAFYASFQAINQLQKPKHRLDWISVGWLYLDTMQILDAYLESGGRHHAFTDVANTEALLDFIQAEGHRIAGLVLEAPSNPLVQTPQIARISEACQQAGILTVMDPSLVSPRNVDLSPLCDIVCCSLTKYAVFEGDVMIGAVSVNLERPNGRELEDQLTVELTLGHARDLARLGASLEQAIDVLERINANTLKVAAYLESHRGVKHLHWAYADAFRGAYAAIARGPDRPGGVLTLDLARPLEQVYDCLPFAKGPSFGTEFTLVCPYIHLAHYDLLKSEAGRRCLDAAGIHGNMIRLSVGTEDPEVLIEQFERCL
- a CDS encoding PD-(D/E)XK nuclease family protein; this encodes MQLAPTKQDFHPSGQVVEFYEQDHRYCLRGMPELAFTSATTWISRFFPVFDRDRISLRYAQKHGLSQEAVLAMWDENSRIARERGTLVHERAERAVRHFLEHGTLIELDEILTDPSADGISDDPQLTCALIRSMHEAVERMSRVLDFLQPERVIASPDLLLSGMVDLVVQLRTDSGRPVIGLYDWKTNQKISRHNPWQNALPPIHHLSDCNFIHYSLQLNLYEFICRREGYFDSDTLFQKVLIHLGPDGYETYKCENLQHVIQLMLEADPERGQTDSVD
- a CDS encoding methyl-accepting chemotaxis protein; its protein translation is MFQNLKIRTKLLLLTSTLLLAMGFVLSGIAYREAGKTSAVLVEQTLTSKLEGDIQSATHYATRFHGNIRLVDGALVDAKGMSLAGHNELVDALQKDLGVVATLFVREGQDFKRISTNIRDEDGNRVVGTHLGTQSAAYQPVRQKQRYIGYANILGSSYLCAYDPILDAQKNVIGILFIGVSQEAVDGIIQSGNHQLLVKLSLAFVLIFAATLVALFFVVQMITRPIQATTRMLQDIAEGEGDLSRRLEQNSHDEIGELCHWFNHFVNNIQQIIREVQVSSETLSAASEELSVTSTQIASHSTEVSQQSRSVAAAAEQSSTNIHAISSSAEEMSSTMTVVSSAVEELSASISEVTRSCEQESHIAQRAQGEAQETQKIIEELNQAGVSIGHIVDLIQQIAAQTNLLALNATIEAASAGEAGKGFAVVANEVKELAKQTAQATDDIRKQVEMMQTNTGNAVRAIQAIGKVVGEVNDLSQVIVRSVIEQNDAVSEIAHNISGANEATADVARNVGESATALTEISATVGQVNDSIAETTQGIEQINRSAEELAQLAVSLGSIVGRFKV
- a CDS encoding phosphoglucosamine mutase, producing the protein MNGPLFGTDGIRGTYGEDPITELFASRVAAGLGQYLRRRDGTATDSHSVVMARDTRFSGPALAAAFTQGFECQGIQVIDLGVLPTPQVAFATHHLGASLGLAITASHNPVQDNGYKLFRTDGTKFEADEEAVIEQCIITCEPGSFKPPPANPARLFQATEHGLAISQAYQNRLRAAFSHLRLHGMRIVVDAANGATSHTTPLFLKSLGADVHPVACEPDGHNINCAVGSEHPEMLQQLVKETGADLGVAHDGDGDRVLVVNAEGQLVSGEQVLALLARYSPTLGCDGDHALVTTQMSNFALDAYLKEGGIPVLRTDVGDRNVAVCMRQRGCHLGGENSGHFICADILGSGDGLVAVLKLLETVRATGRSLQELCSEVALFPSHLLNLVVSEKRDLASLPTLTKAMREVEAQIEGEGRVLLRYSGTENKLRILVECASNELVHHHLTHLERAARADLHVLT
- the trpD gene encoding anthranilate phosphoribosyltransferase, encoding MSKSDFLLQSLTASLQSGSTLDPAMVRDVGACLIDEACSDDHKAAFLTQWQERGEQAEEVAVLAEFFRGHARNPGLDAYAPRAIDIVGTGGDRAGTFNVSTTTALIVAAGGVPVIKHGNRSITSKTGSADLLESIGIPLQAPDSLLLASLEQHNFAFLFAPAYHPAFKAIVPVRKALASRGQKTVFNILGPLINPARPHQLLMGVYDADWVEPLAQVLSCMELRAGVVASSLAEGQPLDEIASVGECTIRPVGQVSEEDLQELRDLIARHATDTLGELKGGDAETNSGILRSVLSCEANRTLSHTLCINAAVAFRLVGKVDSLEAGYVLAWDLLKSGKVAEWVRGISAFYSSHA